One stretch of Vibrio nitrifigilis DNA includes these proteins:
- the barA gene encoding two-component sensor histidine kinase BarA, whose amino-acid sequence MTRSRYGLRARVITLTLAPTLIIGLLLSALFSFNRYHDLENQVINSGANIIEPLAIASEDALRNDSRESVRRIISYAHRKNSKFVRSIAVFDANNQLFVTSNFHPNFEEMMYPKDKPIPPLSSSQLDENTLILRTPILAESQLVEGNWNATNAPVLGYVSIELDLTSLRLQQYQEIFSACLVLIMGLILSGIFAFRLMHDVTKPITHMKDVVDRIRRGHLDVRIEGVMHGELDDLKKGINAMAMSLSEYHVEMQHSIDQATSDLRETLEQLEIQNVELDIAKKRAQEAARVKSEFLANMSHELRTPLNGVIGFTRQMLKTQLTNSQKDYLQTIEKSANNLLNIINDILDFSKLEAGKLALENIPFEFQDTLEEVINLQATSAHEKGLEITLQVDSKIPAGVVGDPLRIQQILTNLMGNSIKFTERGNIDISVEMRSQREDSIELQFMVRDTGIGISERQQAQLFQAFSQADASISRRYGGTGLGLVITQKLVSQMGGEISLTSRLHQGSTFWFTLSLHTTDLPMSESLLELDSLENKQLLLIEPNMQAASIVQQFLVNAGMKVTYRSTLPTESTPYDFVLLNFSPTKEVDMQAVEESIHTALSLSSNVVIGIPSTELALADHLVQTYPVQCITKPLSRKKLLQMLNSHQPKIIEPIEVLPNSDRIPLTVMAVDDNPANLKLITALLQERVESVISCKNGLDAVKESEQRKFDIIFMDIQMPHMDGVTACQEIKKSALNSHTPVVAVTAHAMSGERDRLLKAGMDDYLTKPIEEHILQQVLVHWNPNINTDKVQKLAIAPPAEDSTNDNDIADSSTVKTSNGVIDWGLALRQSANKPDLARDMLKMLIDYIPQVNQVIEEALADDDYPAEDLLHHVHKMHGSCSYSGVPRLKKVCATLEQALRSGASISEVEPELFELQDEMEKVENAAKALLDS is encoded by the coding sequence ATGACCCGATCCAGATATGGCTTACGCGCTCGCGTTATCACACTGACTCTCGCACCAACCTTAATCATAGGGTTACTACTTAGTGCACTGTTTTCATTCAACCGTTATCACGACCTTGAAAATCAAGTCATCAACTCAGGCGCCAATATCATTGAACCGCTCGCTATCGCGAGTGAAGACGCATTACGTAACGACAGCCGAGAATCTGTTCGCCGTATCATCAGTTATGCGCATCGCAAAAATTCTAAATTCGTTCGCAGTATCGCGGTATTCGATGCGAACAATCAGTTGTTTGTCACTTCGAACTTTCACCCCAACTTCGAGGAGATGATGTATCCAAAGGACAAACCGATCCCTCCGCTCAGTAGCTCTCAATTAGATGAGAATACGCTCATTCTGCGCACACCTATTTTAGCGGAGAGCCAATTGGTCGAGGGGAATTGGAATGCCACTAATGCTCCAGTACTGGGCTATGTGTCCATTGAACTTGACCTGACATCACTGCGGCTGCAGCAATACCAAGAAATCTTTTCTGCCTGTTTAGTTCTCATTATGGGGTTAATCCTCTCAGGTATTTTTGCATTCCGCTTAATGCACGATGTCACCAAACCAATCACACACATGAAAGATGTTGTCGATCGGATTAGACGTGGGCATTTAGATGTGCGGATTGAAGGTGTCATGCATGGTGAATTAGATGATTTGAAAAAAGGCATCAACGCCATGGCGATGTCTTTGTCCGAATACCACGTTGAAATGCAGCATAGTATTGACCAAGCCACCTCTGATTTGCGGGAAACACTAGAACAGCTGGAAATCCAAAACGTCGAATTAGACATTGCGAAGAAACGCGCTCAAGAGGCGGCAAGGGTTAAATCTGAATTCTTAGCCAATATGTCGCATGAGTTACGTACACCACTTAACGGGGTGATCGGCTTTACTCGGCAAATGCTCAAAACACAGCTGACAAACAGCCAGAAAGATTATCTACAAACCATTGAAAAATCGGCTAATAATCTACTAAACATCATCAATGACATCTTAGACTTTTCTAAATTGGAAGCCGGCAAATTAGCCCTAGAAAACATTCCGTTTGAATTCCAAGATACCTTAGAAGAAGTCATCAACCTGCAAGCCACCAGTGCCCATGAAAAAGGCCTAGAGATTACCTTACAAGTAGACTCGAAAATACCGGCAGGAGTCGTCGGTGACCCATTACGTATTCAACAAATTCTCACTAACTTAATGGGGAACTCGATTAAATTTACCGAACGCGGAAACATCGACATTAGCGTAGAAATGCGCTCACAACGTGAAGATAGCATTGAACTGCAATTTATGGTTCGTGATACCGGTATCGGTATTTCTGAACGTCAGCAAGCTCAGCTATTCCAAGCATTTAGTCAAGCGGATGCGAGTATTTCTCGGCGTTACGGAGGCACTGGACTTGGGCTGGTTATCACCCAAAAACTGGTTAGCCAGATGGGGGGAGAAATCAGTTTAACCAGTCGCTTACACCAAGGTTCGACCTTCTGGTTTACCTTAAGCCTGCATACGACTGACTTACCAATGAGTGAAAGCTTATTGGAACTCGATTCATTGGAGAACAAACAGTTACTCTTGATCGAACCTAATATGCAAGCGGCATCTATCGTTCAGCAATTCCTAGTGAACGCGGGTATGAAAGTCACCTATCGCTCGACCTTGCCCACAGAATCAACACCATACGATTTTGTGTTACTCAATTTCTCACCGACTAAAGAAGTGGATATGCAAGCCGTAGAGGAAAGTATCCACACGGCTTTGAGCCTATCCTCTAATGTTGTTATCGGTATTCCAAGTACAGAACTGGCGCTGGCAGACCACTTAGTGCAGACCTATCCCGTCCAGTGCATTACTAAACCACTGTCGCGTAAAAAGCTGCTGCAGATGCTCAACAGTCATCAGCCAAAAATCATCGAGCCAATCGAAGTGCTACCCAACTCCGATCGTATTCCGCTGACAGTGATGGCAGTGGATGACAATCCAGCTAACCTAAAATTGATTACCGCCCTACTTCAAGAACGGGTAGAAAGTGTCATCAGCTGTAAAAATGGGTTAGATGCTGTAAAAGAATCCGAGCAGCGTAAGTTCGACATCATATTTATGGATATTCAAATGCCACATATGGATGGGGTAACCGCTTGTCAAGAAATCAAAAAGTCAGCGCTTAACAGTCACACTCCTGTTGTCGCAGTGACCGCACATGCGATGAGTGGTGAGCGCGACCGTTTACTCAAAGCCGGGATGGATGATTACCTGACTAAACCCATTGAGGAACACATTCTTCAACAAGTTCTAGTCCATTGGAATCCCAATATAAATACCGACAAAGTACAAAAACTGGCTATTGCTCCACCAGCTGAAGACAGTACAAATGACAACGATATTGCTGACTCAAGCACAGTAAAAACCAGTAATGGGGTGATTGATTGGGGACTGGCATTACGTCAATCGGCCAATAAACCTGACTTAGCACGAGACATGCTAAAAATGCTGATCGACTATATTCCTCAAGTGAATCAGGTAATTGAAGAAGCTCTTGCTGATGATGATTATCCTGCAGAAGATCTCCTACACCATGTCCATAAAATGCATGGGAGTTGCTCATACAGTGGTGTTCCAAGGTTGAAAAAAGTGTGTGCGACTCTAGAACAAGCGTTACGTTCTGGAGCCAGTATTAGCGAAGTTGAGCCGGAACTATTTGAGCTACAAGATGAAATGGAAAAAGTTGAAAATGCTGCCAAAGCGTTACTAGACAGTTAG
- the acpS gene encoding holo-ACP synthase, with protein sequence MIIGLGTDISEIARIEKALDRTGASFARRILTESEIEAFSQHKQPARFLAKRFATKEAAAKALGTGIAQGVSFQDFTVTHDELGKPLLSVSGMALTLAKQKGIRSFHLSISDERNYAVATVIAES encoded by the coding sequence ATGATTATTGGCCTAGGAACAGATATTTCAGAAATTGCTCGTATTGAAAAAGCATTGGATAGGACGGGGGCTTCTTTTGCTCGTCGTATTTTAACTGAATCTGAAATAGAGGCTTTTTCTCAACATAAGCAACCAGCTCGATTCTTAGCCAAGCGTTTTGCTACGAAAGAAGCCGCAGCAAAAGCATTAGGAACGGGTATCGCTCAAGGCGTTTCGTTTCAGGATTTTACGGTAACCCATGATGAGTTGGGAAAACCGTTACTTTCTGTTTCTGGCATGGCATTAACGCTCGCTAAACAAAAAGGTATCCGCAGTTTTCATCTGTCTATTTCAGACGAAAGAAATTATGCGGTAGCAACAGTGATCGCTGAGTCGTAA
- the pdxJ gene encoding pyridoxine 5'-phosphate synthase, with translation MSSILLGVNIDHIATLRNARGTKYPDPVHAAEIAERAGADGITIHLREDRRHIKDRDVRILRETLQTRMNLEMAVTDEMVEIALQTKPEYVCLVPEKREELTTEGGLDVLGQLEKVKAATGKLTAAGIRVSLFIDADREQIDAAKACGAPFVELHTGHYADAETEDEQQAELKKIAAAASYAADLGIMVNAGHGLTYHNVAAIAKIPEVYELNIGHSIMGRAMFDGLDKAVVDMKTVMIEARRPSL, from the coding sequence TCAATTTTGTTAGGTGTGAATATTGATCATATTGCAACGTTACGTAATGCACGTGGAACTAAATATCCAGATCCTGTGCATGCTGCAGAAATAGCAGAGCGTGCTGGTGCTGATGGTATTACGATTCACTTGCGTGAAGATCGTCGCCACATTAAAGATCGTGACGTTAGAATTTTGCGTGAAACATTACAAACACGAATGAATCTTGAGATGGCAGTGACTGATGAAATGGTTGAGATTGCGTTGCAAACTAAGCCGGAATACGTTTGTTTAGTGCCTGAAAAGCGTGAAGAATTGACCACTGAAGGTGGCCTTGATGTTTTGGGACAATTAGAAAAAGTGAAAGCGGCGACAGGTAAACTGACTGCTGCTGGGATTCGTGTGTCACTGTTTATTGATGCTGACCGTGAGCAAATTGATGCAGCCAAAGCTTGTGGCGCTCCGTTTGTTGAACTTCATACTGGTCACTACGCCGATGCGGAAACAGAAGATGAACAGCAAGCTGAATTGAAAAAAATTGCTGCTGCAGCGAGTTATGCTGCTGATCTTGGTATTATGGTTAACGCTGGTCATGGTTTGACGTACCACAACGTTGCTGCGATTGCCAAAATACCAGAAGTGTATGAATTGAACATCGGCCACTCTATCATGGGTCGCGCAATGTTTGATGGCTTAGATAAAGCCGTGGTAGACATGAAAACGGTAATGATTGAGGCACGTCGTCCTTCACTATGA